GACGGAAGTTCAGGACCTCGCCGCCTTCGTCGAGAAGGCCTCGCTGGACGACCTCAGTCCGGAGGCGCTCGAACAACTCAAGATCCGGGTACTCGACACGCTCGGCGTCGCCGTCGGTGCGCTGGACGCCGAACCGATCGTCGCGATCCGCGGCCTGCTGGCCGACCTCGGCGGCACCGAGCAGTCGACCCTCATCGGAGGGGGGAAGACCACCCCGGAGCGGGCCGCGTTCTTCAACAGCGCACTGAGCCGCTACCTCGACTTCATGGACGCCTACCTCGCCAAGGGGGAGACCAACCACCCCTCCGACAATTTCGGGGCGGTCCTCGCCGCCGCCGAGGCCGTCGACGCCTCCGGCGCCGATCTGCTCACCGCCTTCGCGGTGGCCTACCAGATCCATGCCCGGCTCTCCGACGTCGCACCCGTGCGTGATCTCGGGTTCGACCACACCACCCAGGGCGCCTTCGCTGCCGCCGCGGCGGCCGCGAAGGCCTTCGGGCTGCCCGCCGACCAGATCGCCAACGCCGCGGCGATGGCGGGGACCGCGAACGTGGCGCTGCGTGTCACGCGTACCGGGAACCTGTCGAACTGGAAGGGACTGGCCTACCCGCACGTCGCCAAGGAGGGCACCTGGTCGGCGATGCTGGCCTCCCGCGGCATCACCGGCCCCGAGGAGGTCTTCGAGGGCAACAAGGGGTTCAAGGACCTCGCCGGCCACTACGAGCTGGACTGGTCGAAGGAGAACCTCGAGCGGGTCACCCGCAGCATCATCAAGAAGTACAACGCGGAGATCCACTCGCAGTCCGCCCTCGACGCAGCGCTCAAGCTCCGTGAGGAGAACAGTATCGACCCGGCCCGGATCGCGAAGATCGAGCTGACCACCTTCGACGTCGCCTACTCCATCATCGGTGGTGGCGAGGAGGGCTCCAAGCAGCTCGTGCGCACCAAGGAGGAGGCGGACCACTCCCTGCCGTGGATGCTGGCCGTCGCACTGCTCGACGGGGAACTCAACCCCGGCCAGTACGCCCCGGAGCGCATCGTCGCCGACGACGTGCAGGACCTGATGAAGAAGGTCACCATCACCCCGGACCAGGCGCTGTCCGACCGGTTCCCCGACGAGATGCCCGCCGTCGTCACCATCACCCTCGACGACGGCACCGCGTACACCCGGGAGGACGCCGCCTACGACGGCTTCTTCACCCAGCCGCTGGACTGGGACGGTGCACGCCGCAAGTTCGACGCGCTCACCACACCGTTCACCGACCAGGGTCTGCGCGACGAGATCAGCGACCTCGTCCATGACCTGGAGCACCACCGCGTCAGCGAACTGACCGCGGCGCTCGCCAGGGTCAGCACCACCCGCAGCCAGGTGTAGTTTCCCGTGAGGTTGTGAACACGACCACCGGGAGGACGCGGAAGAACCCCTCCGGCGCCCCGACCCCGGCGCTGGCCCTGATGTTTGCCTCGACCCCGGCGCTGGCCCCGGTGTCCGCGGAACGAACCGGCAGGTCGACGGCTCGGCCCTCATGTCGACATTGCGAACCGGCAGGTCGAAAAACCCGCCCCGGAGCAGCACCTGGATTCGTTCCACCGACTTCGCAGGGACACGGGGGACCTCTCGGTTGTTGAAAACCGACATCCGCAGGAGCCGACCGGACAACCACGTCACACCGTTCACGAGTCTCGCCCGTTCCACACGGCGACGTTCACGGCCTTCCCGGGAAGTACGGCTAGGCCATCCCGGCGGGCCGGGCGACGAACACGCTCGCCGCCCGGTTCCCCTTCTCCTCGAGCAGTGCGACCGCCCGACCCGCAGGTGTGACCGCTGCGACGACCCGCTTCTCACCGATCGGGTCGAGCCATTTGCCCGTCGCCAG
This is a stretch of genomic DNA from Corynebacterium nuruki S6-4. It encodes these proteins:
- a CDS encoding MmgE/PrpD family protein, encoding MTEVQDLAAFVEKASLDDLSPEALEQLKIRVLDTLGVAVGALDAEPIVAIRGLLADLGGTEQSTLIGGGKTTPERAAFFNSALSRYLDFMDAYLAKGETNHPSDNFGAVLAAAEAVDASGADLLTAFAVAYQIHARLSDVAPVRDLGFDHTTQGAFAAAAAAAKAFGLPADQIANAAAMAGTANVALRVTRTGNLSNWKGLAYPHVAKEGTWSAMLASRGITGPEEVFEGNKGFKDLAGHYELDWSKENLERVTRSIIKKYNAEIHSQSALDAALKLREENSIDPARIAKIELTTFDVAYSIIGGGEEGSKQLVRTKEEADHSLPWMLAVALLDGELNPGQYAPERIVADDVQDLMKKVTITPDQALSDRFPDEMPAVVTITLDDGTAYTREDAAYDGFFTQPLDWDGARRKFDALTTPFTDQGLRDEISDLVHDLEHHRVSELTAALARVSTTRSQV